The Microcoleus sp. FACHB-831 genomic interval AAAAGACTAGAGACGCCCAAGGATTTGACGTTAATTCTTGTGCTTTGTAGCTCTCGTAATTAGTGTAGAAGACAAAACCCCGTTCGTCGAAGTCTTTCAGCAGCACCATCCTAGCCCTTGGCTTACCGTCGTTCGTTGTGGTGGCAACAGTCATAGCATTGGGTTCTGGCAATTGTGACTTGAGTGCCTGGTTGAACCATTTTTGAAATTGTCCGAACGGATTGGGGTCAACATCAACTTCAATTAGCCCAGATTGGGTATATTCCTTACGAAGGTCGGCTACGCTTGTGTCCATATGAGAGAGTTTAGAGTTTGGACTGTGGACTTTAGACTTTAGACTTTAGACTGTCTATAGTCCACAGTCCAGAGTCTAAAGGTTTTGAGTCGAGATCGCCCAGTTCCGCCCACAGCCAATGCTATAGGTTTTTTTGTGATGCGCCGATTTCCCAATGTTCAACGCCTCTTGATAGTGGGTTTTAGCGGCCCAATTATCGCTTTAAATATCTGGCTTTTGTCCCAGGCATTTCGCTATTTTGAGCATCTGATTACTGTCTTAACTATTTCTGCGATCCTGGCGTTTCTGCTTAACTACCCGGTGCGGATATTAGAGCGGTTTCGCCTGAAAAGAGATCAGGCTGTAATAATCGTTTTGCTGCTAACTTTAACGCTTTTGGGATTCTTGGGCGTGACCCTTGTGCCGATTTTGATTGACCAAACGGCGGAGTTGTTAAAGAATATTCCCGATTGGTTGAAAACAAGTAATGAAAATTTGAATCAGTGGGAAATTTGGGCACGCGAACGGCGTTTGCCCATCGATTTGAAGGGATTTATTACTCGCATCACCTCTCGTATTGAAAGTCAAGTGCAGGCTGTGGCTGCACAAGCTGTTGGATTAGCTTTGGGTACGGTGTCTGGATTGGTAAATGTGATTTTCGTCATAGTGCTGGCGTTTTATATGCTGCTGTATGGCGATCGCATGTGGCAAGGTTTGGTTAGTCTGCTGCCGCCTCAGATCGGTTTACCCTTAAGCGAATCGCTGCGGCTGAATTTTCAGAATTTTTTCCTTTCTCAACTGCTGCTGGGACTGTTCATGGTGGGAACGCTAACCCCAATTTTTTTGATTTTGAAGGTGCCGTATTCTCTACTGTTTGCCTTGCTGATCGGTCTTGCCGAACTGATTCCTTTTATCGGCGCTACATTGGGAATTGGATTGGTGACGCTGCTGGTAATGCTTAAAGATTTTTGGTTAGCAGTTCAGGTAGCGAGCGCAGCAATCTTCATGCAACAGATCAACGATAACTTACTAGCTCCTAAGTTAATTGGCGATTTTACTGGCCTCAACCCCATCTGGATTTTCATCTCCATCTTGACAGGAGCGCAGATTGCCGGACTTTTGGGCGTCCTTGTCTCAGTCCCCATCGCTGGCACTATTAAGGACACAATTGACACCATCCGCCGAATGCGCCAGCACGCAATTGTCAGAAACGATGTTCTTCCCAGCGATCGCGACAACGGAACGATGCCTTAAGCTGTTGCAGCCTTCTGCTAACTAAAAAATTTATAGTATTTTATCATAATTGCTATTTTTGGTAAATACAACAAAACGCCAAGATACAGATAAGTAGATAATTTTGCCAGCAATTAGAACTGCCTTGTAAAATTGGCAAGTGATCTGCATTTGTTGGAGAATTCATATGATACGAGCGCTTAACTTTTTGATGATCTTCCTTGTTTGTTTAGCCTTAGTGCTATTCAGCTTGCAAAATACTGAGTCTGCTTCCATTCAACTTTTGCAGGGAGTCCAAGTTCAAGCACCCATATGCATAGAACTGATTGTGGCAATGGGCGTGGGAGCTATTCTGGCATGGTTTTTCAGTCTATGGACGCGGTTGCAACGGGCTATGATATCAAGAAAGGAAATTCGTGTTGTTCGCCAGAAAGATGAACGGATTCAGGAACTAGAACAAAAAATTGAACGTTATCAGGCTGAGATTCAAGAGCCACAACAACTGCCGCCTAGTGCTGAAACACAAACCGAAGCGACACCAGCAACAGAGCTATTGGCTAACAAAATTTAGAATTATTTCAGGCTTATGACGGTTTCTTCGACAGCTCAGGAAGCGATCGCGCTTTTGATTGACACCGCCCAGCGAGGGGAAATTGACCCTTGGGACGTTCAGGTAATTGAGGTTATCGATCGCTACTTGAGTACGCTGAGTGTAGACACCGGGGGGAGTCAAAGCACTTTTGAAGCAAATCTGTCCCAGTCCGGACAGGCTTTTCTGTGGGCGTCTATGCTGGTGTTGCTCAAAGCAGACACTCTCTCAAATCAGTCAACGCCAGAAGAGGAGCAAGAACCCATCGATGAAGACCTTGCGGATGACTTTAGTAGTCAATTTGGCCAGTTGCCTTCAAATCTAGAGCGCCATATACGACGACGCCCAAGCGCAATGCCGCCCCAAAGACGGCCAGTAACGCTACAGGATTTGATCGAGCAGATCAAACAAATAGCAGACATACTCGAAGAAAAAGTTCCCGCGCCAAAGATTCGCCGTCGCATTACCCAGTCTTCCACTCAGGCAGCAAGAGCGATCGCCGCCCTAGCTCACCAAGAAAATCTCACCGAAGTAGCAGGACAACTCGAACGCCTGCTAGCCGATCATTGGCCGCTTCTTCCCCCCGGACAGGATTGGCTGCATCTCGATCAACTGGTAAACTTGTGGGCTAAGACCCCCGCATCTGTTGAGGCAGGGCATCTACCAGAGGCTGGTTCTCATCGCTCGCAGTCCAACGATCGCGTGGGTGTGTTTTGGGCAC includes:
- a CDS encoding LapA family protein — translated: MIRALNFLMIFLVCLALVLFSLQNTESASIQLLQGVQVQAPICIELIVAMGVGAILAWFFSLWTRLQRAMISRKEIRVVRQKDERIQELEQKIERYQAEIQEPQQLPPSAETQTEATPATELLANKI
- a CDS encoding segregation/condensation protein A, producing the protein MTVSSTAQEAIALLIDTAQRGEIDPWDVQVIEVIDRYLSTLSVDTGGSQSTFEANLSQSGQAFLWASMLVLLKADTLSNQSTPEEEQEPIDEDLADDFSSQFGQLPSNLERHIRRRPSAMPPQRRPVTLQDLIEQIKQIADILEEKVPAPKIRRRITQSSTQAARAIAALAHQENLTEVAGQLERLLADHWPLLPPGQDWLHLDQLVNLWAKTPASVEAGHLPEAGSHRSQSNDRVGVFWALLLLSAQSKVELAQEEFYQDIKIRAL
- a CDS encoding AI-2E family transporter, producing the protein MSRDRPVPPTANAIGFFVMRRFPNVQRLLIVGFSGPIIALNIWLLSQAFRYFEHLITVLTISAILAFLLNYPVRILERFRLKRDQAVIIVLLLTLTLLGFLGVTLVPILIDQTAELLKNIPDWLKTSNENLNQWEIWARERRLPIDLKGFITRITSRIESQVQAVAAQAVGLALGTVSGLVNVIFVIVLAFYMLLYGDRMWQGLVSLLPPQIGLPLSESLRLNFQNFFLSQLLLGLFMVGTLTPIFLILKVPYSLLFALLIGLAELIPFIGATLGIGLVTLLVMLKDFWLAVQVASAAIFMQQINDNLLAPKLIGDFTGLNPIWIFISILTGAQIAGLLGVLVSVPIAGTIKDTIDTIRRMRQHAIVRNDVLPSDRDNGTMP